GAGCTCACCTCTCACGTTGCCTTGCCTCGTTCCCCTCCAGATGCCGAACGTACCACCACGTCGCCACGTCTACTAAAACGACAAACAAACTCCTCCTCACGCTTCCATGCCCGCCGCTTTTAATGGACACCGACGATTGATGAGAGCAGAGCAAACTGACTGACGAAGCAGGAGTGAGATTTTCGTTTTTCGAGGACAAActgcggggcggcggcggtggtgatCGCGAGCTCGGGTTCCGGGGCgtgatggaggaggaggtggtgtcGGCGTCGGAGAGGacatcgcggcggcggtggggcaCCGAGGCGGACGACGGCTACTCGGCGAGCTCGACGGGGAGCAGAGGCAGCGGCTCCTTCGGCTGCGACTCGGTTAGTCTCGGTCCTCTCCTCCATTGCAATCTTTCTTGGCTTCTCTCTCGGTTTTGTTCCGATCGATTAGGTATGCGCGTTTAGGAATCTCACCGTTAGTACTGCGAGTGTCGAGCAGTGGCATGCTGGCACGACCATGGCGCCACGCAGATCTAGCTAAGATAGCCTCATGGCGCGCTTGTCTCGGGTGACCACCACTGCCTTTCCAGAAAGTGGAAGGCACTTTGATGGTCAGTGCGACAGAAAACCCAGAAGTAACATGATTAGCAAACACCAGTACATTTGATCGAGACAAAGCCTGAGGGCCCGAGGCTCCTCTGAGACTTGAGGATAGGCACCATCATCGCCATCTTGAATCTCGCATCCGCCAGCAAGAGAAAATGGGGGGCACCCACCCACCATCGATCGGATTCTCTCTCTGCACTCTCGACTCCTCTGTTCACTTTACGAGATTAGATTCTTATCAGCCAGTGAGGCAGGCTAAGGTGATGGTTGGCTGCAGCCTTTGGCCGGGTTCGTGCGCGCGGATGGCGACATGGACACAGATCTGGAGACAGACGACGGGCTGGCCGCCACTTCATCCTCCAACGGtgagcacacacacacacagcacAGCTCACACTTTGTATTCTTACCAGTGTTCTTGCTCCGCTGGAGCTCGGCTTTACAGCCCTTAAAGAGAGTTTGTGTTCTCTGAAGCTTCTGCAGCGTTCACCGAGCCacacgacgacgaggaggaggtgcagtGCGGGGCGAAGGAGGAGTGGGCGCACGCGCGGCAAGAACCGGCCAAGAGTCCGGCCGGTGGAGCCATCCAAGGTAGCAggaaattttgaattttgcaaTGGATTAGATGGTATATGAGGGTGTCAAttttgtgtgcttgtgtgCTGTTCGACAGAATGCCAGAACCAACGACGATGTCAGACAGAGGCTGTGTTTCTGCATGGTAGGAAAGGGCTGAAGCAGCGGCCAGCCTCGCTTGACTTCGGCAGCCAGGGGTTCAACGGAACTCCCTTCTCTCCAGGCTTTGTGGTTGGAGGGCCGGGGTTTGTACGCAAGGGACCTGTGTCGTCACACATCAGCTCAGGAGTCTTTCATAGTCCTGGTACACCAAGCTATCCGCGCCGACACCGTCCATCGTCCTCGGGGTACCAAAAGGGGTGGAGCTCGGAGAGAGTACCCCTTCGTTCTAAAGGTAATAACAGGAGGTACCCAGCCAGCAGCATGGCATTTCCTTTCAACAATGGGAGGACACTGCCCTCAAAATGGGAGGATGCAGAGAGGTGGATCTTCAGTCCGAACTCTGGCGATGCGCTTGCCAAGACCTCCTTGCCCCATGCTCGGCGAGCGAAGGCCAAAAGTGGTCCTCTAGGACATCCTGGAAGACTTGGTGGGCAGTATTCGTCAGTATCTTCATCTGTGTCATTGTTTGACAGTGGGAGAGTTGGACCTTTAACAGCAAACTCGCCTTTCTTGGCGGGAGTACTGATACCTGAACATTATTGTATGGAGAAAAGTAGCGTCGGGAGGTATACAAGTGGGACAGCTGGTGACGACTTCGGTATTGGCATTGTTGGCAGGTCTTCTCTAGCAAACAGCGGTTCTCCTGCTATTCAGTCTACCAGAGTGCGCCGACGACTAGATACTGCAGTTGAGTCATGTGCTTCATTACCTAGCACCCAAGAATCTGTACGAGGTATGTAGAAATATTGCTATCCATAGTTTTTAATTTATTGCTTGGTGTTGAATTATGGAACATAAATGTGCAGCGGACAGCCCTTTGTTGGTTGTCAAAATTGTAAAGATCCTTATTAGTTGTAGGGTAAATTTTACAGAACCACATATTTTGTGGCTAGAGTTTCACGTAACGACAGTTGACGCTAATTTTCTCACAGAACCACCAAACTTGTGACATGTCTTTTCGAAAAATCCAAATCTACCGTTTTACTgcattttgacaacaattctGACAGatgggcccacatgtaagtgTCATGTCATCTCTTAATGGGCTTTTTACTCAACCCGTTCTTGGTCTCCTCTGGTTCGGGGATTGGATAGGGTTAATGGGTCAGGTCACTGACCGGGTATTTTGCAACGTAGACACATGTGGGCCACACATGTCAGGAACACTTTCAAATCCACTAAACTGGAAGTTTTGGGTTATTTGAGAATCTCTGCCTCAAGAGttgtggttctgtgagaaAATTAGCGTCAACTATGGTTCTGCGAAACCCTATGCACAAAATGGGTGTTTATGTGAAATTTACTATTAGTTGTAACTTACAATGAGTAGTTTGGGGCATTTAGTATCTTGATAATTGATCATGATTGTAGCATTTAGTATATGGATAATGTGCAGAGTACAACCCTTCTGTTTAAGGTATTCTCTCTATTTGCTAATGTATTCTCAAGTCGTGAAGCTCCTTTTGGGTTGCAATCAGTAGTTTTGGGCATTTGGTATCTTGATAATTGATCATGATCATAGCATTTATCAGCTGAATATCATAGAAAGTCAATCATATGATTTACTGTATGTAATGAAAATTAATAAATCTTCAGCTGATCCTTTATTTTTGGCTTCATATCAGACGAACATATTGAGTACTCAGAAGATTCAGCCCCCATTATTATCCCTATAACTTCAAGGAAGGATACCGCAACTCAAACTAGCCCAGAGCTAAGCAGGTCCTCTTCGCCCAGTGTTAGGCCTTCATTTATCCGCTCATTCTCAACGCAACAAGCCAAAGAGAGGGAAAGTTGTATCTCTGATCTTGAGATCAGAGACGTGCAGATGGATGACCGAGTGACTCTTACCAGATGGTCGAAGAAACATGTAATTCAAGCATCTAACAAGAATTCAGCGAATATCTTAGAGTGGAATAAAAAGAATGTGGACTCTAAATCTCCTTCATGGAAATCAGCTGAAGCATCATACATATCAAAGTAAGGGATGAATGCTTACTATAATGCTGCTTCTCTGTTCAGTCCGgcctttattttatttctactACTTCATAAAGCAATACTCGAAGCTAACTTTCTGAAAATATATAAATGTCATGTTTATCTCTTATGATGTGCAAACATCCAAATCCTTACTGTTGTTAAAGAATCCGCAACGTAATCTTATTCCATGAAACCATGAAATGCTGATTGCTCTATATATTGTTGAAAGGgttgagagagaagaagaaaaaattgcTGCTTGGGAGAATCTTCAAAAGGCCAAAGCTGAGGCTGCGATTCAGAAATTAGTGGTATGTGCTTCACTCTATTTCTATCTGTTCTTCTTTGTAAGAAGTAAGATCCCTATTAAAATATGTTACCCCGTACTAAGTTATATAAGTCATATACATAGGATCACAGGATCCATATAATGAACTAAGCAAGCGTAACTACTGAAAAAGATAAAACTTGCTCATCTCAGGATCagcatcctcttcctccatcATAATAAGCATACAGGAAACATTTTCCAAGAGAATAACTGCTTAGTGTAAGCAAGTATCCAATCTAATTAGACAGTGCATCAGTCATCTTGTTGGGAAAGCTATTGCTTTCAGCCATTCTTTGTAGATAGTCCTGTCAGTGTTTATTTGCAGAACCTTATTAAGCACACTTTTCCAGCAGCCAAAGTAAATATCTGattgaaaatagtttttttagCCTACCTCCTGTTAGGAGAAAAATTGGGACCGGTGTGAACATTAACATGCCTTTCTGTAACTGTTGTCCCGTGTCATTTTTTGGTTAAAGAGCTTATATGGTATATCTGTATTTAATGCTCGCAATGGAATTGGTTTTTACATTATTTGTTGTAAGATTATTCATTGTTTTGATACTCTATTGATGTCTAGTTAACCTTTGATAAATTGACTGCATCCACACTTTCATTATCTCAGATGAAACTCGAGAAGAAACGATCATCTTCTCTGGACAGGATTTTGAGCACCCTGAGGTCTGCTCAAAGAAAAGCACAAGGGATGCGTGATGCAGCAACGGCGAGCCAAGATGACCAACTTTCCAGAAAGACCAAAAAGACACCACATGTTACAAAGAATTGGAGTGGCTGCTTCACCTGCCATGCTTTCTAGTATCATGGATCCCACTGCTGAGTAAGTTGCACAATGATACCTGCCGTACATGTTATCTCTGTTGATGTATATTCTAGTAGTTCTGATGTCCGTTTTTTAGTAATGCCAGAATTGCAGTAGCATCTATGCTATGCTCTTTCTGTTACATCAGGCAGAATAATGAAACCATGACATTGCCAATACCCACTTTCCAGTATCGGTCTGAAAACAGTTTAGCTATATGCCCCAATGATGTTTGCAGATAGTTCATAATTATCTGACCTAATTTAGTGTCTCGATAGTTTTAGTGATAGCACGTGAATACATAATCCATCAAATTTCCATGATTGTTATGGAACTTCATGTAACTTGTTCCATAGGTTAAGTTACTTCTGTAGATCCTCTAAGAATACAACTGTTCAGAAATTATTTGAAGCAAGTGGCCCAATCACCTCTGGTTGAGGCAACAATGTAACCTGTACATCTTAGTATTATAGTTGAGCTTGTAAATTACCTAAAATCTCTTACAGTATATCAATAAAATATAAGCAATCTTGAGTCTTATAACATTTTAGACTTAGGAACCTAAGTTGTCATCCTTACACgaactaactttgtactaaatcctgACACTTTTATGCACCGGAGGGAGTGCATCTTAGCTCCACATGATTTTGAGGAGAAGCGTCTCAGATACTGGCATATATCACTCCCATCCTTTCGATAACTTGCTGGTGCTTACCAACTTCAGTCGTTTCACCTTTGATTTTATATTCTCTTTCTGTTAGTTCTTCAGGTTTTCAGCAAGGAGATTCTTGTGAAAGTTCAGAGACTCGTCAGTGCAGAACTCAGATAGTTGATCCCTCAGTAAACTGAACCCCGATCACGCTTTCAGAAGTAGGGAGTGTCGAATTGTCATGAAGCTGATTTGTTTTTGGTCATTAGTCAGATTTTGGTGTGTGTCGGGCGGGCCTTATAAAAACGACAGGAACATCACTAACTGATTGCCTGACATCGGTTGAACAGACACCCGAGCTGGCCCAACAAAGCTCGCAACCCGTTTGGGGGCCTTTAGGGGgggagtggagatgctcttattGATAGCtatcctttctctctcttctctgttTCTCTCTGCGACCTAACGCCGACTGGAAATTAAAACAATTCAAAAACCCACATCGGGGCGCACGGGGGCAGTGACAACGACAAAAGAGGCCCagcaaaaaaatgaaatccAGCCCgttaacaaaaaaacaagagaCGACACGAGATCAAGATTCGTACCGAAAAATAGACCGGCAGCCTTAAAAGTGAATGTTACTACTGAATTACAAATCAGCTAGCTGACATTTAGCAAAAGTATCAAAGTCCATGGCTTGCCGCACAAACTTTGTCAGAAACTTAGAATATAACTTTGCATCACCGTTACCAGCGTCACGGCTTACGTAGCGCGAATCACGCACGTTGAGTGCCGGTCCGCAATACTATGTTCCTTCCGACTACGATGTTCTGTACTGGACCCCAAGCAGCCACGCTCAGGAGCGTCCCGAGACCAGAGTAATTGTCGCATCTAAAAGCAAGTGTGCAGAATGCACAAAGAAAGAGTACAACTTGATCATCTGAGAGAAGGAACTCCTTTCTCCTACGCGTCACCATTCAAGTGCACATCGTGGATCGTTTTTGTCGTGCTCAGTTGCCGGTGCCTGTTTTTGAGACAGTGCCATGCAACAGGAAATCAATACTCTTCACAGTTCATCATGGGAGGAGCAAACAGTTATTCACCCAGAATTGGCTTGGTACGGATCAGATTAGGAACGAATCAAAAGGAAAGCGAAACGCAACAAGTCCAATCACAaacagccaaaaaaaaaaccacgcTTCGTGACAATCAAATCATCGTCAACTCATTTCCCGCCAAGTCACGACACGctgaaaaacaagaagaaaaatccaTTGCTCGCGATGAAACGGCGCATCCAAGCGAGAACTTGCATCCGGGAGTAGTGAGCTCATGCATTACGTCGGCGCAGCACGTGCTGTCGTCGTCGCTCGCCCACTGGTGAATGGATTGATACCAATTAACAACGCCTTGCGACAGGTGAGATCGGCTTCGTGGAAAACCCGTTATATGAAAGCTCTATGAACAGCATCGTCACGGGTGACGTTGGCCCATCTTCCAATGGCGGGGCACGGTGTGCCACTGCTACTGTCCCCCCACCAGATCCGCATCAGAGAGTACCGGTTGGAGCCACGAATTCCTGGGCCCAACGCCTCCGAGCACTCGTCGCATGTGGGCCGTGTATCCTGTTGTCCGACGTGCAGTGCTGTgattcgctcaaaaaaaaatgcagtgcTGTGAAACGCAACTTCAAAACCCCCCGCACTGATGTTGTCCGTAAATGCCAAGCACGCAGCCATACATTTTTCGCAATTATCTGGGCCCTACCAGCGTGACTAAAAATCCAATTTCGATTGGACGTGATAGGAGCGCTCGATATATAGCCCCGGTGTCTCGTTTGCAGAGCAGGCACCAAACGGAAGCATTTCACTTTCGTCTGTTCTGGGCTTGTTGCAGCATAGTCAAAGCGATGAAGAAGACCGTAGTCCTGTACCCTGGCGTGGGCGTCGGCCACCTGGTGCCAATGGTCGAGCTCGCCAAGGTGTTCCTCAAGCACGGCCTCGCCGTCACCGTGGCGCTCGTCGAGCCGCCCGACGGTTCCGCGACTTTCTCTGCCGCGGTCGCCCGCACAAAGGCCTCCAACCCCTCCGTCACCTTCCACGtgctgccgcctcctcctccggcgccgccagcAGCGCCCGCCGACGAGGCCGCGCCCAACCACCACGTCATCAAGATATTCCAGTtcctcgccgccatgaacGCGCCCCTCCGCGACTTCCTCCGCTCGCTGCCATCCGTCCACGCGCTCGTCCTCGACATGTTCTGCGTCGAGGCCCAAGACGTCGCGGAGGAGCTCAGCTTGCCTGTCT
The Brachypodium distachyon strain Bd21 chromosome 2, Brachypodium_distachyon_v3.0, whole genome shotgun sequence genome window above contains:
- the LOC100839505 gene encoding uncharacterized protein LOC100839505; translated protein: MEEEVVSASERTSRRRWGTEADDGYSASSTGSRGSGSFGCDSPLAGFVRADGDMDTDLETDDGLAATSSSNASAAFTEPHDDEEEVQCGAKEEWAHARQEPAKSPAGGAIQECQNQRRCQTEAVFLHGRKGLKQRPASLDFGSQGFNGTPFSPGFVVGGPGFVRKGPVSSHISSGVFHSPGTPSYPRRHRPSSSGYQKGWSSERVPLRSKGNNRRYPASSMAFPFNNGRTLPSKWEDAERWIFSPNSGDALAKTSLPHARRAKAKSGPLGHPGRLGGQYSSVSSSVSLFDSGRVGPLTANSPFLAGVLIPEHYCMEKSSVGRYTSGTAGDDFGIGIVGRSSLANSGSPAIQSTRVRRRLDTAVESCASLPSTQESVRDEHIEYSEDSAPIIIPITSRKDTATQTSPELSRSSSPSVRPSFIRSFSTQQAKERESCISDLEIRDVQMDDRVTLTRWSKKHVIQASNKNSANILEWNKKNVDSKSPSWKSAEASYISKVEREEEKIAAWENLQKAKAEAAIQKLVMKLEKKRSSSLDRILSTLRSAQRKAQGMRDAATASQDDQLSRKTKKTPHVTKNWSGCFTCHAF